From Paenibacillus sp. PvR098:
CGTAATAGATACCTGCTAGCATAATGATGGCAGATACAGGTTCCATCGAGAAAGTGATCGGTAGCAAAAGAGCTGTAGCAGTTGTAGGGCCTAGGCCGGGCAATACGCCAACCAGCATCCCTATGGTAACTCCAATTAAACAGTATAGAAGATTCCACCAACTCAGCGCTGTCTCAAATCCCATTATTAGTTGTGTAAACGACTCCAAACTATTTCCTCCTTACCATCCGAGTGCGTTCACAGGTAGTGGAACACCCAACAACGTATAAAAAACATAAAATACAAATAATGAAGTGACAATCGATATACCTAATGCCGAATACCATTTATATTCGCGAACCAACGAGATGAACAGTAGCACAATAGCGGAAATAACAAACCCAGCAAAACCTACAATCGCAATAAATACGAGGAGCGATCCAAGTGCAACAAGCACACTTATTAATGGCCTTCCTTTGGGCAATATATCCGTAAAATAAATCACACTTTTTTTAATCGATTCCCACATATACAAAAGAGAGAGTACAATTAAAGCGCCGCCTATCCATCTAGGCAGAAATCCGGGTCCAGGACCGGAAGAGGTATAGTAAGGATAAGATAAAGACTGCCAAAACATAAATATAGAAAATACGAGCAATAGTAAAGACGCCCACAAACCCGCGTTTCTCAATCCTACACACCCTTTCTCAGAAGTAGAGGGTCAAACCGTAAAAGGGGAGGGGGAAGTGACCAGATCATGCCCCGCCCCCATTCCTAGTGACTATTACTTTTGCTTTTTAACGACTTGTACAATAGCATCCAATGCTACAGTATCATTCTTGATCATTTCTTCAAATTCTGCTGCATTTAAGTAATCAATAAACAGGTTTTGTTTATTCATGAAATCAACAAACTTTTGATCCTGCACTGCTTTACCAACAGCTTCTTCCAAAATTTTCACAATTTCATCCGGAGTGTCGTCAGGTACTGCAATACCGCGGTAAGTTCCGGCCCAATCAACGTTAATTCCTTTTTCCTTCACGGTCGGCACATCTTTAAAGAATCCTTCAAGTCGGTTCTCATTCATTACAGCGAGCGGAAGCAAATCTCCACTTTCAATTTGCGATTTTACTTCGCCAGGATTGTAAATCCCGAATTCAGCTCTGCCGCCGAGCACCTCTACAACCGCCTGAGCTGTACCTTGGAAAGGAATCGTAACATAATCCAAATCTGCCGCTTCAGCAAATGGAGTACCATACAAGCTAGGCGTGGAGGATGAAGCAAAGTTCAGCTTTCCAGGGTTCGCTTTGATATCGCCAAGCAGGTCCTCAAACGTCTTATATTTCGATTTGGAGGAAACGACGATCAAGGCAGGGTCTCTGTTGAGGTTTGCCACAAACTTAAAATCGCTTGTTTTAAATGGCGCGAGGCCGAGCAGCGGATTCGAGACAATCTCACGTGTCGCCACTACCATTTTGTACCCGTCGCCTTTGGCTTGAGCGACTTCATTCGTTCCTACTGCACCGGAACCTCCTGTTTTATTGACAACCACTACATCTTGTCCAAGCACAGGCTTCAGCGCTTCAGCTATAGCACGGCCTACAAGATCCGTTCCACCGCCGGCAGCGTAAGGAACGATAAGCTCGATTGGCTTTGTAGGGAATTTAACAGCCTCTTTTGGTGCACTCCCTGAATCTGTCGAACCTCCTGATTGATTGCCACAGGCTGAAGCCAGTACAGTTACTCCTAGAAGTAATCCAGCCGAACCAAGTTTCATTGTCTTTTTCATATTATTTCCCCCTAGTTTAAATTAAAATTTTTATAATATACCATAGGTTTGAAACGCTTCTGAAACCTTCATGCCTTCGCGAATTTTATCGCGAACCAAATTTTCTCCGCTGACCTTATCCAGGGCCTGCTCAATGACCTGCTTTTCTATTGCCTTCGGAACCACGACAACCCCATCCATGTCGCCAAAAATGAGATCTCCCGGCTGAATGGTAACTCCACCACATTCGATCGTAACGTCGTACTCAATCACTTCATTTCGTCCCAAGGAGTCGGTAGGCCGAAAACCTAAGGAAAATACCGGGAATTTCAAATCCAGGATTTTCTTGGCGTCCCTAACCATCCCGTCAATAATGGCCCCTCTGCCGCCAGCAACCTGTGTTGCTGTTGACATCAGTTCTCCAAAAAAGGCCGAACGCTTGGAACCGCTTACCGCCCCGACGAATACCTCGCCTGGTTGAATGGCGTCCAGTACTTGAATCTGCTTCTCATACGGTTTATCGGGAATCCGATGGACATCAGCCACCTGGACCGTTTTGGCTCGACCAACGACAACCATATCCGGGATCAACGGCCGAATATCTGGATACATGGTCTGATTTCGGTAACCTAGAGAATCCAAAATATCGGAAATGACGGCGGAGTACAAACTTTGCTGCAGTGTGTCATAATATGACTGAGGCCACCCTGGCAATTCCTCTCACTCCCTTCTTTCATTATACTCTGCGTGTGGACATATCATTTTTTCATCCGCCACCAGACCTTGATATGTTTGCTAAAGATTTGTTCTGCTTCATTAACGTCACCGTTTTCTAGAGAACGGAGAAGCGGAATGTGACTATCCGCAATCGCTTCCAAATTCGGAAAATAGATCTGGGTCGCGACCGCAATGAATCTTTTGATTTGGATATTGATCTGATTCCATAATTGAGTTATTACTTCGTTGCCACAGCGTTCATAGAAAAAACCATGGAAACGCATGTCATACTCCATTAGTTGGAATACATCATCCTCTTGGGCACATCTTTTCATTTCAAGATACAATTGGTTTAAATGATCTAAATCGCTTGACTTCAAGGTAGGGATTGTTTTCTTTATTGCATATCCCTCAATCAGTTCCCGCATTTCGTAAATATGATCTATTTTTTGCTGCGTGATATCGGATACGAACGAACCCTTATGATGCTTGCTGATAAGCAAGCCTTCTTGTTTTAGCCGTTCCATGGCCTCTCTAACTGGGGCCTGACTAATACCAAGAGAATTGGCTATATCCAAAACAACCAACCGGAAACCAGGATAAAGTTCTCCCGTTAAGAGCGCTTTTCTTAAAGACAGATAGACGCGTTCACTGAGTGAATCCCCTTCTGGATCCAATTTAAGCGTTATCATGTTTCAGCTCCTAGAACCCCTATACTATATTATCGATAATTTTATCCAGAAAATTATCGATAAAATTAACGAGAGTTATGCTCAGTCGATTACAGCAATTAATCCATGTGTACCAATACTCTGTTATTTTCAATCGATACGTCATACACCTTTACTCTGTATCGATCAGGGTCGACCAATGCCTTACCCGTCTTCACGTCGAACTCCCATCCGTGCCAAGGGCAAGTCAGGATCTCGCCCTCTCTTCCATAAATGTACTCATGTGGCTTGGATTCCAATGTCGTACCTGTAAACTTACCTTTACACAGTTCGACTTGCTGATGAGGACACACATTACGGATAGCATAATATTCATTACCGTTGTAGTAGACGCCGATGCTTTTTCCCTCAATCGTTGTAATCTTGCAGGCTCCAGCTTCCAACTCTTCTACTCCGACTACATCGTGCTTCGTCATTTCGCTACACCTCCTGCTAGTAAACCTCTTTCTTGCAGCTGATACATCTCAGCAGCGTTCTCGTACGCTACGCGGCGGCGCATCTCTTCAGGCAATTTATTGAGCACAAATAATGGCGTGTCATTATCCCAGTGCGGGTAGTCCGTCGAGAACATAACCGTTTTTTCTGCATGCATCAATTGGAACATTTGTACCAGTTCCTTATTATCCGGCTCTTCGATCGGTTGGGTCGTCAAGCGGACATGCTTAAGGATATATTCGCTTGGTTTATACTTCAACCATGGCACTTCATTGCGCATTGCTCGGAAGTTTTTGTCCATTCTCCACATCAGATGCGGAAGCCATGCCAAACCGCCCTCGATGAATGCCACCTTTAATGTTGGGAATCTTTCGAAAACGCCTTCACATACGATACTATTCAGCTGCGACATATGATGGATGGCCAGGATGTTGTGCCGTTCAAAGTTCGTCGTCGGATACCCTGCTGCCGTAGTGGAGGGGTTAATTCCGTCTCCTTCGCCGCCGCCGTGAATACCAATCACCAGGTTGTTACGTGCTGCCGCTTCGTAGATCGGGTAGTAACGGCGTTGTCCGTACGGTTCGCGCGATGCGGATGTCAGAAGCACCTGAACCACTCTCGGATGTGAACCCAGACGATCGATCTCTTTTGCTGCGAGCAGCGGGTCTTGCGTAGCTACCACGATGGAGCCCAACCAGCGCTCATCGCTCGGAATCCACGTGTCCATCGTATAATCGTTGAATGCGGAAGCCAGCGCTGCAGCATAATCCGGATTGTTGTGGGCAGAGATCGAAAGCAGGTTGCCGGTCAGAACGGCTCTCTCTATATTGTAGCGGTCCAGCAAATCGACCTTCGCAAATTCTGGGTCTGAACCCGATGGAAGTCCGTTGCCTGGAGCTGCATCATTGCGTTCCAATGGAATAGGGCGAAACATAAGAAACGGAAGCGTTGCATTGTGGGCCTTCAGTCTATCCCACCATACCCGCGGCATATAAGGCTTTAAATCATCGTAGCTTTTGACTCCTTGGTGCACATCGCAATCGATAATTCCATGATTAAACTTAGAAGCTTTCTTCGTCGTTGACGCTTCCATACATTCCAACCTCCTATTGTTGTGATACTAGTAAAGCGTCAATACTTGTAACCGGTTCCAACAGAGTGCTTATATGATGCGTTCCTCTTTCGTTGGAAACGTTTAAATATTTCGCATCACTTAGTATCTACGACTTGCCGTGACGAACGGCCTGTCCACAAATACCGCTTGACTAAAGTCTCATTGATCAACTATGGTATAGCTTCCTAGCCTTTCACTTCCTTTTGAACATCTCAACAGGGAGTAAATAATACCTTTATTCCATATGATCATTTTTGTTCAGTAAATTAAATTACCGAAATAATGGAAGCTAATATCTAATATATTAGTTTTCATTTGATAATTCACATTATATCACATATAAAGCTTCTGTCAATTTATTTTTGATCATTTTGTGTCTTATGCTTTGAACGCGAGTGTATGGAAAGTCGCGGACCACTATCGCATGGATTATGAGATGACTGAATGGTTCTTGTTAATCGTCAAGAAGGTTGTTCTTTTCTAAGAACGGTACAAAGCGGGACATGCTCAAGGCATGACCCCTCTAGAACCGGAGGCGTATACATGTCATACTAGATATGAGGATAGGCAGTCACGAGCATCGCTTGAAATAAGCCTCGCTGCGGTAGTCATGAATAGTCTTCAACGGTATGATGTTTAATTTCGTCGATATGCAGTTCCATTAACTGTATGGCCTCTTCTAAGTTCGAATCGTAAAGAGCTCCCAAAATCTTCTTGTGCATTTCGTTTGCTTTCCTAGGTCTGTCATAATTCTTGGTAATAATAACCCCATACCATTTAATCTTCAATTCCAATGTGCCCATAATGGATACTAATAATTGATTATTGGAATGCTGAATAATCGTTCGATGAAGATTCCTGTCGGCCTCAAAAAAAGGCTTCATATCTCCTTGATGAATCGCCTCTTCCGCTCTGTCTGCTTCATCGATCAATAACTGAATTTGACTTTTAGGCATTATACGTGAAGCTATGGTAATGGCTTTAAGCTCCAAAGCTTTCCTTACATCATATAAATCTTCGATATCCTTTACATTTGGCATATTGACAAAGGAGCCAGATCGAGGCTTAACATCAATCAGACCGTCTTGTTTCAGCCTATTAATCGCATCCCGAAGCGGTGTTCGACTAACCCCTAACTCTTTGATGATATCTTCATAGATGATTTTTGAGCCTGGTTTTAGCTCATTGTTTAGTATTTTATCCCGCAAGTACCCATATACACGCTCATGAAGATTACTGTTGTCAAATATAATCATCTTATCACCCTCTTGTTCAAGGTGCATGTCCAAAGTATATCGGATTCATGCACCCGTTTCATTCTCGTGATCTCTAAGTGCAATTTTACATGTAGAAATGTAAAATGTAAAATATCAGACTGTTTATCCTCTTAGTTTAAAGTAAACTTGCTTTGAATGTCATTGGGAAATTAACCCGTGGTTTTCTGCAATACGCAGCACACCATATCCAGCCAAGTGATTCATGGTTTGCGATTCTACAGGAATGATATCTCCCTCGTACTTCTCAAAGGCAAAAAGCAAGGCGAGCGCATCCCTTACAATCTCTTTTCCCGCTATATATACCGGAATCTGTTCTGAAGCGGCAATGGCCGAATGATGAAGGATGGCCCGGAGATCTTCAGCGAAAATAACCCCCATAAGCATATTTGCTTTCTCATTCACGCTAAGCTCTGAGAATTGGTCCAATACTCGAATGGAAAATGCCGCGCGGCTTAGACCCGCTTGTTTGGCATGCTGATATCCTTGAATTACCCGGTCCGGGAGCAATGTCGTGGCATAAGACTTATCCACTGCATTTGCGATAATCGTATGATTAGACACGGCCGAAAGAAGCTCACCTGTAAGGGTTGTAAGACTTTCCGTTATGCGTTCCTGCGAATCGAGGAAAACAAATTTTGTATGCGAGCCGGGCAATATGAAGAGTGCAGGTCCTACTACATTAAGCTTTCCCACTAATGCAAAGGTTTCTACCTCTTCTCCCCTCATAATATCAATAACCTCATCCTTTGCTGCAGAAGAAGGAGATATGCTTTTCACTCCGGGGACAAACCATATGTCTTGATCGACGATTTCAGGAAACCGCTTGCAAACCATGCTTTTTGAAAGTGACTCCATTCCTGCAGGTGAGGGGATATGCGGTACTTCCACAAGCCCCACATTCGATGTAATCATACCTGAAGCTGCAATTAAATCAATGGAATTTAAATTCAAATCATTGGTTTGTAATACCCTTGTAATCAGTTCGCTGATCGTCGATTTCAACTCTTCGTTATGACCGTTAATTACGGTGGTTCTAACTCCAACCTCGGCGGATAGAGAGTCAACGACATCGTAACCCTTCCATAAAACAACACGGGTATTGGTCGTTCCGGTATCAATGGTTATTCTGAACATCGCAACCAGCCTTTACATTAAATTCTACCGAATTTACGAAGCAACTCCTCTACAGACGCACCTTTCAATATTTCTTCCCGGGTAGCGATTTCCTTATCCGCCTGTTCACGCGCATTGGCGTATACCTCTTCCAATTGTTGATAAGGGACAACAGCAACACCGATCTCGTCAGCCACAATAAGATCGCCAGGTTGAACAATAACCCCGCCGCAGCTAATAGGAACGTTAATTTCTACGGGCTCTTTTCTTCCAGAATACGCCGTGTGTGCGGCCCTTGGACCAGAAACCTTCGCAGTGACAGGGAATCCAAGCATTCTAGATTCGTCCGTATCTCTGCAGCTTCCGTCAATCACCGCGCCTACGACACCTGCGTTTCTTGCTAAACCTGACATTAAACCTCCCCAAATAGAGGTTTCCGTTTCCCCGAATGCATCTATTACGATTACGTCACCAGGTTTGGCAACCTCGAACACTTCCAAGCAATCCACAATATCGCCTGCGGTTAATTTGACCGTAATCGCGGGACCAATGATCTTCTTCTCTGCCGCTTTTGGTTTCATATCATGCCTCATGACTTGATTACGCTGCATCGCATCACCGACCACACACGATAACGATAACACATCGTCCATATCACGAAAAGGCTTGATTTTAGATTCATCAATCTCCGGTCTAGGATTAATAATTTTTTTCATATAAGCTCCCCATCTCTTCATTATATTAGGTAAACTTAATCACTTTCAAAACTACTCAGGCCTAGCTCTTGGCTTAAAAAACAAAAGTACCCATCGTAACAAGTCGATAGATACTTTTGTGTATAATGCGGTTTGTGTGGATAACGTCTATCTTGCTATATTAAATCATCAATGTGCGTATCAATTTTAGTACAGCAAGTTTCTTTCTGGAATATTGTGTTTTTCGCAATATTCTTTATAGAGCTTCAATTTAGTAAAGACATCGTCTTGATAGAATACCTGATCGTTATCGTCCAAATACTGAATGGTACCCTCTAGGATGAACAGAGTGATCATTTCTTCTTCGCCATCAATAACAAGCGTATGAATGTCACCCGGTGGCTCATAAACAAACGTACCCGGTTTAGCAACCCATGTTCTTTCCAGGTAGCGCCATTGGCCTTGAATCGTGTATGCCATTACTTGACCGCCGGTATGACGGTGACGGTTTACTGTACCGCCCGGCAATACTTTCAACAGGTTAATCCAGCGTCCTGTAGCCAAATCAAAACGAACCGGTTTAAACCATACGCGATCTGTTTGTGGAACCCAAGGAATCTCGTCAATATCAATTGCCTGATCCGGTAATCCAACCATCTGTGTGAATTCGTCTAAAGTTTGTGCCATTTGTAATCTCCTCCAAATTTTGTTTTATTGTTGTTGCTATATTATGCAGGTGGGAATAAAGAAGGGTCACCTGCAAGGAGTCCGCCGTCTACAGGCAGAACAGCACCCGTAATAAAGCTCGCATCCATTGAACTTAGAAAATCAATCGCCGCAGCAACTTCTTCCGGCGAACCAAAACGCCTTTGCGGAGTTCTCGAAAGGATTCTCTCCTTAAAGACAGGATCTCTCGTAGCACCAGATGACAATGGTGTCTCGATATATCCAGGGCTAACAGCGTTGACACGAATATTAAATTCAGCCCAATCTACTGCCAAGCATTTTGTAATCTGAACTATTCCACCCTTTGAGGCAGCGTAGGACAGCAGATTCTTACTTCCATAATGGGCTAGCATTGAAGCAAAATTAACGATTGCTCCGCCGCCGCCTTCGGCCATAAATGGTTGAACCGCTTGACACATGTAAACGGTTCCATTTAGATTAACATCTAGGACTCCTTTAAGCTCCTGGTCCGTTACTTTTACGTTAGGAGAACGTCTGATGATTCCCGCCGCGTTAACCAGGATATGAATACTCCCTAATGCTTCGAAGACCTTCTCTGCAACTTCTCTGGCACTCTCTTGGTTAGATACATCGGCCGTAAAGAAATGCACATCGTGACCTTCAGCTCTTAACCTATTTTTCTGTGCTTCTCCGTTTTCCGCTGCAATATCGATCATAGCAACGGTCAAGCCTTTTTCGACAAATCGTTGGACAACGGAAAGGCCCAGACCTGACGAACCGCCAGTAACAATTGCCACTTGTTTTGAGCTCATGCTTACACTCCTATCTATTGTCTTCTGGTCATTCGTATCCATTACTAGTCTACAACAGAGAGTGGATAACTTTGAAACCTGTTCCCATTGATCCTCCCCGTTCATTTCCTATCAACGAATTCCACTAACATAATCTAATATCTAATATATTAGTTTGTTTCTATAAATAAGATTATAACACACTTATACCGTCTGTCAAATTCTTTTTAATCCTCTCCATTGAAACCAAAATATATACTCTTTGCTATCGTCGAAGCCAACAGAAAAAATGATCTCATGGGTTACGCTGGAGATAGCGGATGCCACAAACAGCTATTAAACCAACTCTTTATTGAAGAGAGTGAAGTCTCCAGTGTTTCAGTCCACAACAACTATAAGTATTACTATACAAAAAGTCCCTTAGAACGAATAGTTCTAAGGGACTTTTTGTATAGTATGCGCGTAGAGGGACTTGAACCCCCACGGTCGCCCGCCAGATCCTAAGTCTGGTGCGTCTGCCAATTCCGCCATACGCGCGTAATGAAAGTGAGCCATGTAGGACTCGAACCTACGACACCCTGATTAAAAGTCAGGTGCTCTACCAACTGAGCTAATGGCTCATACATGGCTGGGGATCTAGGATTCGAACCTAGGCATGACGGAGTCAAAGTCCGTTGCCTTACCGCTTGGCTAATCCCCAACAATATGTATTGAATGTTACTGGTGCCGCCGAGAGGACTTGAACCCCCAACCTACTGATTACAAGTCAGTTGCTCTACCAGTTGAGCTACAGCGGCATAATATGGTGGAGGCTGACGGGATCGAACCGCCGACCCTCTGCTTGTAAGGCAGATGCTCTCCCAGCTGAGCTAAGCCTCCATAAGTGGTGACCCGTAGGGGATTCGAACCCCTGTTACCTCCGTGAAAGGGAGGTGTCTTAACCCCTTGACCAACGGGCCTTATATGTATGGAGCTTCCAACCGGAATCGAACCGGTGACCTCATCCTTACCATGGATGCACTCTACCTACTGAGCTATGGAAGCAAGTATGGCTCCCCGAACAGGACTCGAACCTGTGACAACTCGATTAACAGTCGAGTGCTCTACCAACTGAGCTATCAGGGAATAATGCTTGGCGACGTTCTACTCTCCCAGGACCCTGCGGTCCAAGTACCATTGACGCTGGAAGGCTTAACGTTCGTGTTCGGTATGGGTACGCGTGGTTCCCTTCCGCCATCATCACCAAACATATTCAGGTTTGCGCCCTGAAAACTGGATCGAAACAAAGCATGCTGAAGTTCATGTATTTGGATAAGCCCTCGACCGATTAGTATTCGTCAGCTCCACACGTTGCCGCGCTTCCACCCCGAACCTATCAACCTCGTCGTCTACAAGGGGTCTTACTAATTGGGAAATCTCATCTTGAGGGGGGCTTCACGCTTAGATGCTTTCAGCGCTTATCCCTTCCGTACTTAGCTATCCAGCCGTGCCTCTGGCGAGACAACTGGTACACCAGCGGTACGTCCATCCCGGTCCTCTCGTACTAAGGACAGCTCCTCTCAAATTTCCTACGCCCACGACAGATAGGGACCGAACTGTCTCACGACGTTCTGAACCCAGCTCGCGTACCGCTTTAATGGGCGAACAGCCCAACCCTTGGGACCTACTTCAGCCCCAGGATGCGATGAGCCGACATCGAGGTGCCAAACCTCCCCGTCGATGTGGACTCTTGGGGGAGATAAGCCTGTTATCCCCAGGGTAGCTTTTATCCGTTGAGCGATGGCCCTTCCATGCGGTACCACCGGATCACTAAGCCCGACTTTCGTCCCTGCTCGACCTGTTTGTCTCGCAGTCAAGCTCCCTTATGCCTTTGCACTCTTCGAATGATTTCCAACCATTCTGAGGGAACCTTAGGGCGCCTCCGTTACTCTTTAGGAGGCGACCGCCCCAGTCAAACTGCCCACCTGACACTGTCCCCATACCGGATCACGGTACCAGGTTAGAACTCCGATACGATCAGGGTGGTATCCCAACGTCGCCTCCACACAAGCTGGCGCTCATGCTTCTCAGGCTCCCACCTATCCTGTACAGATCGTACCAAAGTCCAATATCAAGCTGCAGTAAAGCTCCATGGGGTCTTTCCGTCTTGTCGCGGGTAACCTGCATCTTCACAGGTATTAAAATTTCACCGGATCTCTCGTCGAGACAGCGCCCAAGTCGTTACGCCATTCGTGCGGGTCAGAATTTACCTGACAAGGAATTTCGCTACCTTAGGACCGTTATAGTTACGGCCGCCGTTTACTGGGGCTTCGGTTCACAGCTTCGGATTGCTCCTAACCGCTCCCCTTAACCTTCCAGCACCGGGCAGGCGTCAGCCCGTATACTTCGCCTTGCGGCTTCGCACAGACCTGTGTTTTTGCTAAACAGTCGCTTGGGCCTTTTCACTGCGGCCCCCTCGGGCTATTCACCCTACCGAGGCACCCCTTCTCCCGAAGTTACGGGGTCATTTTGCCGAGTTCCTTAACGAGAGTTCTTCCGCGCGCCTTAGCATGCTCTGCTCGCCTACCTGTGTCGGTTTGCGGTACGGGCACCTTCTCCCTGGCTAGAGGCTTTTCTTGGCAGCCTGAACTCATGACCTTCGGTACTGTAATTTTCCCTCCCCATCACAGCTTAGCCTTAATGATGTGCGGATTTGCCTACACATCAGCCTTACTGCTTGGACGAGCATCCATCAGCTCGCGTCACTATCCTTCTGCGTCACCCCATTGCTCATAACGGTTCACGGTGGTACAGGAATTTCAACCTGTTGTCCTTCGACTACGCCTTTCGGCCTCGCCTTAGGTCCCGACTAACCCTGAGTGGACGAACCTTCCTCAGGAACCCTTAGGCTTTCGGCGGATCAGATTCTCACTGATCTTTTCGTTACTCATACCGGCATTCTCACTTGTAACCAGTCCACCAGTCCTCACGATCTAGCTTCAACCCGATTACAACGCTCCCCTACCCCATGACGTCATAGACGTCTAGTCATAGCTTCGGTGGTGTGTTTAGCCCCGTTACATTTTCGGCGCAGAGTCACTCGACCAGTGAGCTATTACGCACTCTTTAAATGGTGGCTGCTTCTAAGCCAACATCCTGGTTGTCTGTGCAACTCCACATCCTTTCCCACTTAACACACACTTGGGGACCTTAGCTGATGATCTGGGCTGTTTCCCTCTTGACAATGGATCTTAGCACTCACTGTCTGACTCCCGGGATAACGTCTGTGGCATTCAGAGTTTGACTGGACTTGGTAACCCTTGGCGGGCCCCGCACCCAATCAGTGCTTTACCTCCACGACGCATCTCCCGAGGCTAGCCCTAAAGCTATTTCGGGGAGAACCAGCTATCTCCGAGTTCGATTGGAATTTCTCCGCTACCCCCACCTCATCCCCGAATTTTTCAACATTCGTGGGTTCGGGCCTCCAGTGCGTGTTACCGCACCTTCACCCTGGACAGGGGTAGATCACACGGTTTCGGGTCTACGTCCACGTACTCAAGCGCCCTATTCAGACTCGCTTTCGCTGCGGCTACGGCTTCTCACCTTAACCTCGCACGGGAACGTAACTCGCCGGTTCATTCTACAAAAGGCACGCCATCACCCATTAACGGGCTCTGACTTCTTGTAAGCACACGGTTTCAGGTTCTTTTTCACTCCGCTCCCGCGGTTCTTTTCACCTTTCCCTCACGGTACTGCTTCACTATCGGTCACCAGGGAGTATTTAGCCTTGGCAGATGGTCCTGCCGGATTCCCACGAGGTTTCACGTGTCTCGCGGTACTCGGGATCCGTCTAGGGTTTTCGCAGAATTTCAGCTACAGGGCTTTTACCTTCTTTGGCCGGCCTTTCCAGACCGCTTCACTTACTCTGCTCAACCCACATTGACGTCCCACAACCCCAGAAAGCAAGCTTCCTGGTTTGGGCTAATCCGCTTTCGCTCGCCGCTACTGACGGAATCACTTTTGTTTTCTTTTCCTGAGGGTACTTAGATGTTTCAGTTCCCCTCGTATGCCTCCAATGCAGCTATGTATTCACTGCATGGTACATGCGAATTACCACATGCGGGTTCCCCCATTCGGACATCCCCGGATCAAAGCCTGCTTACGGCTCCCCGAGGCATTTCGTCGTTCGCCACGTCCTTCTTCGGCTCCTGGTGCCTAGGCATCCTCCGTGTGCTCTTTATAGCTTAACCAATGCTTTGACATGAAGTCTTAGCGTAGTTATAGATCAAAGATCTAAGGATGATTCAGCATTGTTACTTTGTTTCGATATCCAGTTTTCAAGGAACAAACTTTGTTTATTCGCTACCGTTTCACCGGCAGGAACGATATCTTAGCATGTCCGCCGCGGCCGATGCAA
This genomic window contains:
- a CDS encoding RraA family protein, encoding MKKIINPRPEIDESKIKPFRDMDDVLSLSCVVGDAMQRNQVMRHDMKPKAAEKKIIGPAITVKLTAGDIVDCLEVFEVAKPGDVIVIDAFGETETSIWGGLMSGLARNAGVVGAVIDGSCRDTDESRMLGFPVTAKVSGPRAAHTAYSGRKEPVEINVPISCGGVIVQPGDLIVADEIGVAVVPYQQLEEVYANAREQADKEIATREEILKGASVEELLRKFGRI
- a CDS encoding 2,4'-dihydroxyacetophenone dioxygenase family protein; translation: MAQTLDEFTQMVGLPDQAIDIDEIPWVPQTDRVWFKPVRFDLATGRWINLLKVLPGGTVNRHRHTGGQVMAYTIQGQWRYLERTWVAKPGTFVYEPPGDIHTLVIDGEEEMITLFILEGTIQYLDDNDQVFYQDDVFTKLKLYKEYCEKHNIPERNLLY
- a CDS encoding SDR family oxidoreductase → MSSKQVAIVTGGSSGLGLSVVQRFVEKGLTVAMIDIAAENGEAQKNRLRAEGHDVHFFTADVSNQESAREVAEKVFEALGSIHILVNAAGIIRRSPNVKVTDQELKGVLDVNLNGTVYMCQAVQPFMAEGGGGAIVNFASMLAHYGSKNLLSYAASKGGIVQITKCLAVDWAEFNIRVNAVSPGYIETPLSSGATRDPVFKERILSRTPQRRFGSPEEVAAAIDFLSSMDASFITGAVLPVDGGLLAGDPSLFPPA